The Gordonia terrae genome contains the following window.
CTCGGACGCGGATATGCCGTCGTCAGCACCGATTACGCGGGTGTCGGCACGCCCGGCACCCCGCAGTACTACGACCTGGAGGCCACCGCACGCAACATCGTCGACGCGGTGCGCGCCTCGCGGGACATCGCCGACAACCTGTCGCGCTCGTGGGCGGTCGTCGGCGAGGGACAGGGGGCGGCGGCCGCGATCACGCTCGCCCGGTTGGCGCCGACCATCCAGGGCGGCAAGCTCGACTTCAAGGGTGCCGCGGCGAGCTCGATCCCGGCCCAATTCGGTTCGCTGGTGGCCAATCTCGGCCCGTCCTCGGCGGCGATGCCGTCCGGACTGGCCGCCGACGCGCTGTACACGCTGAGTGCGATCCGCAACGCGCACCCGGACATCGACGTGAACGCCTACCTCACCGACGCCGGCAAAAAGTGGATGACCAGGGCCGCCGCATCATGTGTGACCGAGTTCGTCCGTGAAGTGGATGGTCTCGCAATCGGTTCGCTGTTCACCAAGCCGCTGTCGGGGAACACCGAACTCACCTCCCTGCTCACGAAGGCGACCGACCTGCCGACCCGCGGTTTCGAACGTCCGGTTCTGATGACGCAGACCCTTCAGGACACCTCCGTCGTCGTACCGCTCACGCTCAAGTACCTCAACGACGCACGTGGCGGTGACGCCAAGGTGTCGGCACGCACGTATCTGACTCTCGACGGGGCGCAGTCGAAACGATTCTCCGACACCGACATCCGTGGGTTCGTCGCCCGAATCCTGCAGTGAACCGGGCATTCCGGATCGCCTATGCGGCCACCGCCGCCGCAGCGACGATCAGCGGGTCGGTCGGTGACCGACGCAGCGCCGAGATCACCAAGCCGCTGCCGATCGCGCTTCTCGCGGCGCGGGTGGCCGCCGGAGCACGCCGCCGCCCGGTCGCCGACACCGTCGCACTGGCAGCCGTTCTCG
Protein-coding sequences here:
- a CDS encoding alpha/beta hydrolase family protein, producing the protein MNPHGNTSKPRSAHLTRALAAAAALTIVVAPAVAGLTATAAAQPAPSTSSPGTAEPSSTDNSAPADDNAGTVDTRGPGQAPGAVYANRELPRARTVAGAASGNDFTYWSTGADGKAHLSSGVLMVPGGRAPAGGWPIVAWAHGSRGIADKCAPSTRPTAEDTEELKRWLGRGYAVVSTDYAGVGTPGTPQYYDLEATARNIVDAVRASRDIADNLSRSWAVVGEGQGAAAAITLARLAPTIQGGKLDFKGAAASSIPAQFGSLVANLGPSSAAMPSGLAADALYTLSAIRNAHPDIDVNAYLTDAGKKWMTRAAASCVTEFVREVDGLAIGSLFTKPLSGNTELTSLLTKATDLPTRGFERPVLMTQTLQDTSVVVPLTLKYLNDARGGDAKVSARTYLTLDGAQSKRFSDTDIRGFVARILQ